Proteins co-encoded in one Desulfatiglans sp. genomic window:
- a CDS encoding type III PLP-dependent enzyme, whose amino-acid sequence MPIQLEEYIEPEIFEKIRAFSANKETPFLVIDTSTVMRKLEELEKLFSYAKIYYAVKANPSIEILTLLRDRNINFDIASIYELDRVLSLGISPDRICFGNTIKKSKDVRYFYEKGVRMYATDSEADIRSIAKAAPGSKIYTRILTEGTFTADWPLSKKFGCQADMAMDLIIMAKNLGLVPCGVSFHVGSQQRDIGAWDAAIGKVKVIFERLMDEDGIDLKMINLGGGFPANYLTKTNELELYSQEITRFLTESFGENLPEIILEPGRSLVGNAGVLVSEVVLISRKSRTALNRWVYTDAGKFTGLIETMDEAIKYPIYSGKTGELEEVILAGPTCDSMDILYEDYKYPLPLNLAISDRLYWLSTGAYTSTYSSVEFNGFPPLKTYFI is encoded by the coding sequence GTGCCTATACAACTTGAAGAATACATAGAACCTGAAATATTTGAAAAGATCCGGGCCTTTTCAGCAAATAAGGAGACCCCTTTTCTGGTTATTGATACCTCTACTGTTATGCGCAAACTGGAAGAGCTGGAGAAACTCTTTTCCTATGCAAAGATCTATTATGCTGTTAAGGCAAATCCTTCAATTGAGATCCTTACCCTTCTGCGTGACAGGAATATCAACTTTGATATAGCCTCCATCTATGAGCTTGACCGTGTGCTATCCCTTGGTATAAGTCCCGACAGAATCTGTTTCGGCAACACCATTAAAAAGAGCAAAGATGTCAGATATTTTTACGAAAAAGGTGTCAGGATGTATGCTACAGATTCCGAAGCGGATATCAGAAGCATTGCCAAGGCTGCACCCGGTTCTAAAATCTATACCCGAATTTTGACTGAAGGCACATTTACCGCAGACTGGCCCCTGTCCAAAAAATTCGGTTGTCAGGCAGACATGGCGATGGACCTGATTATAATGGCAAAAAATCTGGGGCTGGTTCCATGCGGGGTCTCTTTTCATGTGGGCTCCCAGCAGCGGGATATCGGCGCATGGGATGCCGCCATTGGAAAGGTAAAGGTTATATTTGAAAGACTCATGGATGAAGATGGGATTGATCTTAAAATGATCAACCTTGGAGGCGGATTCCCTGCAAATTATCTTACAAAAACAAATGAGCTTGAACTTTATTCACAGGAAATTACACGTTTTCTTACAGAGAGTTTTGGTGAAAACCTGCCTGAAATCATACTGGAACCGGGCAGATCACTGGTAGGCAATGCAGGGGTTCTGGTCAGTGAGGTTGTATTGATTTCAAGAAAATCAAGGACAGCGCTTAACCGCTGGGTCTATACAGATGCGGGAAAATTTACAGGCCTGATAGAAACAATGGATGAAGCTATCAAATACCCCATATACTCCGGAAAAACAGGAGAACTGGAAGAGGTGATACTTGCAGGGCCCACCTGTGACAGTATGGATATATTATATGAAGACTATAAATATCCCCTGCCATTAAACCTGGCAATCAGTGACAGACTCTACTGGCTATCCACAGGGGCATATACCAGCACCTACAGCTCTGTTGAATTTAATGGATTTCCACCTTTGAAAACATATTTTATATAA
- a CDS encoding polyprenyl synthetase family protein: protein MGVNKQYLDRFNDHYSRIEKELIKGFSSGVPLINDICSHSLLGEGKRLRPLLFVLSALMCGYKKDNIYRLSTMFEFVHCASLLHDDVIDNADMRRKKPSAGNLWGNPAAVLTGDYMFSMAFNAAMESGSLNILSIVNNAAVRMTEGQVKELICTRRWGLTGEEYFDIITLKTAELISVCCEAGAVAAERDEKTAKALKNFGLSMGIAFQMIDDLLDYSSSNGELGKPAGKDFKEGKVTLPLIYTIPDMTADDVKRFEALLLQGSEKEEDYRDLVNIVRNSGGMEKTKAKAKAYIEDAAKHLKGLPASENRNNLLSLNEYLLDRLY, encoded by the coding sequence TTGGGAGTAAATAAACAATACCTGGACAGGTTTAATGACCACTATAGCAGGATAGAAAAAGAGCTTATTAAGGGTTTCAGTTCAGGCGTGCCACTTATTAATGATATATGCAGCCACTCTCTGTTAGGCGAGGGCAAGAGGCTTCGTCCGCTTCTCTTTGTCCTGAGTGCGCTCATGTGCGGTTATAAAAAGGATAACATCTACCGCCTTTCCACCATGTTTGAATTTGTCCACTGCGCATCCCTGCTCCATGATGATGTTATTGATAATGCGGATATGCGACGCAAAAAGCCATCTGCCGGCAATCTCTGGGGGAATCCAGCCGCTGTACTTACAGGTGATTACATGTTTTCAATGGCATTCAATGCTGCCATGGAATCAGGAAGCCTCAATATCCTCTCTATCGTTAATAACGCAGCAGTACGCATGACTGAAGGGCAGGTAAAGGAGCTTATCTGTACCAGAAGGTGGGGTTTAACAGGGGAGGAGTATTTTGATATCATCACATTAAAGACAGCGGAGCTTATTTCTGTCTGCTGTGAGGCAGGCGCTGTTGCAGCAGAGAGAGATGAGAAAACAGCTAAAGCACTTAAAAATTTCGGGCTCAGTATGGGGATCGCCTTCCAGATGATAGATGACCTGCTTGATTACTCGTCATCAAATGGCGAGCTTGGAAAACCGGCAGGAAAGGATTTTAAAGAGGGTAAGGTCACACTGCCCCTCATTTACACCATCCCTGACATGACAGCAGATGATGTGAAGAGATTTGAGGCCCTTCTTTTACAGGGCAGCGAAAAAGAGGAGGATTACCGGGATCTTGTCAATATTGTAAGAAACAGCGGGGGCATGGAAAAGACAAAGGCCAAGGCAAAGGCATACATAGAAGATGCAGCAAAACATCTGAAGGGGTTACCTGCCTCAGAAAACAGGAATAACCTGCTTTCTTTAAATGAATACCTGCTGGACCGACTCTACTAG
- the rimO gene encoding 30S ribosomal protein S12 methylthiotransferase RimO — protein sequence MADTKKKIFLLSLGCAKNLVDSENILGILSSQGYPIAEDIDDADIGIINTCGFLQSAVKEAISVILEMIGFKKRGGLEKVIVTGCFVQRYGYKLKREMPEVDGWIGTGELNRVTELVESTGSNAPFYIGRPEFIADHELPRVQTTPFYSAYIKIAEGCFHRCTYCAIPAIRGPLRSRPVESIVLEAKAMRDRGVKEINLIAQDTTVYGSDLGMDCGIERLLEELIPIQGIEWIRVLYSHPNEIRDLFLGLMDREEKIAPYLDIPLQHVNKRILKTMAREIKGETPYELIERVRSYKRGFSLRTTMMVGFPGETDEAYQELYDFVKKVEFDHLGTFIYSPEPGTHAARLKGIPDKKVSKKRRDSIMRLQARISLKKNRGMINKTIPVLVEGFSKETDLLLSGRSIRMAPDVDTQVLINSGEGMIGEIQNVLVTEANPYDLVGEIV from the coding sequence ATGGCTGACACCAAAAAAAAGATATTCCTGTTAAGCTTAGGCTGCGCAAAAAACCTCGTTGACAGTGAAAATATCCTGGGGATTTTATCCTCCCAGGGGTACCCTATCGCAGAAGACATAGATGATGCTGATATAGGAATCATTAATACATGCGGGTTTCTGCAATCGGCAGTAAAAGAGGCCATCAGCGTTATACTGGAGATGATTGGTTTTAAAAAGAGGGGAGGGCTTGAAAAGGTAATAGTGACCGGCTGCTTTGTCCAGAGATACGGATATAAACTCAAGAGGGAGATGCCGGAGGTTGACGGATGGATAGGCACTGGTGAATTGAACAGGGTGACAGAACTTGTGGAGTCAACCGGTTCAAATGCCCCTTTTTACATAGGCAGACCGGAGTTTATTGCAGACCATGAATTACCCAGGGTGCAGACCACCCCTTTTTATTCTGCATATATAAAGATAGCGGAGGGCTGTTTTCACAGGTGTACATACTGTGCTATCCCTGCCATAAGGGGCCCCTTAAGAAGCAGGCCTGTTGAGTCTATTGTGCTGGAAGCAAAGGCGATGAGAGACCGGGGGGTAAAGGAGATTAATCTTATTGCCCAGGACACCACTGTTTATGGCTCTGACCTTGGTATGGATTGTGGCATAGAAAGGCTGCTTGAAGAGCTCATTCCCATCCAGGGGATAGAGTGGATAAGGGTGCTCTATTCACACCCGAACGAGATAAGGGATTTATTTCTTGGGCTTATGGACAGGGAAGAGAAGATAGCCCCATATCTCGATATACCTCTTCAGCATGTAAACAAAAGGATACTGAAGACAATGGCGAGGGAGATAAAAGGGGAGACCCCTTATGAATTGATAGAACGTGTCCGCTCATATAAAAGGGGGTTCAGCCTCAGGACAACCATGATGGTCGGGTTTCCGGGCGAAACCGATGAGGCGTATCAGGAGCTTTATGATTTTGTAAAAAAGGTGGAATTTGATCACCTCGGCACATTCATATACAGTCCTGAACCGGGCACCCATGCGGCAAGGCTGAAGGGTATACCCGATAAAAAGGTATCAAAGAAAAGAAGGGATTCCATAATGAGGCTTCAGGCGCGCATATCCCTTAAAAAAAACAGGGGGATGATAAACAAGACCATCCCTGTCCTTGTGGAGGGGTTTTCAAAGGAGACAGATCTCCTCTTGAGCGGGAGGAGCATCAGGATGGCGCCTGATGTTGATACCCAGGTGCTTATTAACAGCGGGGAAGGGATGATCGGTGAGATACAGAATGTGCTTGTAACTGAGGCTAATCCCTATGACCTGGTGGGGGAGATTGTCTGA
- a CDS encoding protein kinase produces the protein MGLTRWLSVKLLGKERVKSPVDQSFIRDLDDIKMVDRYEITEKLGQGNMGIVYRARDPYIKRDVSIKISRPHSEASSEIAEKYRESFFREAQSAGKLLHPNIVAIYDAGMYKDFCYITMEYVNGHTLSRYCLKDGMLPLTKVTEIIVTVCKALDYAHQNGIVHRDIKPSNIMINESGDVKITDFGIAKIKADHTISNEIIGSPSYISPEQIREEEVDSISDVFSVGCVLYELLTCEKAFTGDNHFAIMYKITNESPVPVKELRPEIPKVMDDIVRKALAKEKNRRYQTCMDLAYDLRIALRGLKDVVTKKEKVDDVIDYVHNIQFFSSFTRDQVHRILDTASIIKVSAGNVIMNEGEIDDSFFVILSGRATVKKNNATIATIQRGECFGEMAYLSGDSRVATVTAETDCILLKISSMLLDKSSKDLQLLFLKRFSMTLLKRLTVSLDKYK, from the coding sequence ATGGGTTTAACCAGGTGGCTCAGCGTAAAACTTCTCGGAAAGGAGAGGGTTAAAAGCCCTGTTGATCAGAGTTTTATAAGGGATCTTGATGATATCAAGATGGTTGACAGGTATGAGATCACAGAAAAACTTGGCCAGGGGAACATGGGTATTGTTTACCGGGCAAGGGACCCCTATATTAAAAGAGATGTCAGCATCAAGATATCTCGTCCCCATTCTGAGGCCAGCAGCGAGATTGCAGAAAAATACCGGGAGAGCTTTTTCAGGGAGGCCCAGTCTGCAGGCAAGTTATTGCACCCCAATATAGTTGCCATCTATGACGCAGGCATGTACAAAGATTTCTGCTATATCACAATGGAGTATGTTAACGGGCACACCCTGTCAAGATACTGCCTGAAAGATGGTATGCTGCCGCTGACAAAGGTGACTGAGATTATAGTGACAGTTTGCAAGGCGCTTGATTACGCCCACCAGAACGGGATTGTCCACAGGGATATAAAGCCCTCAAACATAATGATAAATGAATCGGGTGATGTAAAGATTACAGATTTCGGCATTGCGAAGATCAAGGCGGATCATACTATCTCAAATGAGATCATCGGTTCACCAAGCTATATATCGCCGGAACAGATCAGGGAAGAGGAGGTTGACAGCATCAGCGATGTGTTTTCGGTTGGCTGCGTGCTGTATGAGCTTCTTACATGTGAAAAGGCCTTTACCGGCGATAACCATTTTGCGATCATGTACAAGATCACCAACGAGAGCCCTGTGCCCGTAAAGGAGCTGCGTCCGGAGATTCCAAAGGTAATGGATGATATTGTGCGTAAGGCCCTTGCCAAGGAGAAAAACAGGCGCTACCAGACCTGTATGGACCTTGCCTATGACTTAAGGATTGCCCTAAGGGGGCTCAAAGATGTTGTCACCAAAAAAGAAAAGGTGGATGATGTAATAGATTATGTACACAATATCCAGTTTTTCAGCAGTTTTACCAGGGATCAGGTGCATCGGATACTCGATACCGCAAGCATCATCAAGGTGTCTGCAGGAAATGTAATAATGAATGAGGGTGAAATAGATGATTCCTTCTTTGTGATTTTAAGCGGCAGGGCGACGGTAAAAAAGAACAATGCTACGATAGCAACCATACAGAGAGGTGAATGCTTCGGTGAAATGGCATACCTGAGCGGTGATTCACGGGTTGCGACTGTAACCGCAGAAACCGACTGTATACTCCTAAAGATAAGCTCCATGCTCCTTGATAAATCTTCAAAGGACTTGCAGCTCCTCTTTCTCAAGAGATTCAGCATGACACTTCTTAAAAGATTAACAGTAAGCCTTGATAAATATAAATAA
- a CDS encoding HD domain-containing protein: protein MINTPNENLNKFPIKIEIPGFVGFVLERLDKMGFSSFVVGGAIRDQFIGRTAIDWDIATDAVPDEIKSLFRDITHFALKHETVTLVDSTTEYEVTSMRGIKGKKADILSDLAHRDFTINAMAYDALKSIVLDPFYGASDIKAKRIRAVIDPAERFKEDPLRMLRAVRIAGELGFEIDKNTFNAIPALAPLITQVSNERIRDELIKILMCARPSGLLEMLQKFGLLEFIIPELLEGYGMGQNLCHRFTVFEHILDTVDNTPPDKILRLAALLHDIGKPRVRAEVEGKIHFYNHEAVSAKMAEEIMERLRFSRDEIRSVTGLVLNHMVNYNLSWTDSAIRRLIRRAGREDISDLIALRRADIIAHGKNDDKLALINHLEERVDMMTHNTVTNISDLALDGKKVMAILSIGQCQKVGEALEMLLDLIIESPEMNTEEILTEKLRELRNKKAI from the coding sequence ATGATCAATACTCCAAATGAAAATCTAAATAAATTTCCAATCAAAATAGAAATCCCCGGTTTTGTGGGTTTTGTACTGGAAAGGCTGGATAAAATGGGTTTCAGCTCTTTTGTCGTGGGTGGGGCCATAAGGGATCAGTTTATCGGGCGCACGGCCATTGACTGGGATATAGCCACTGATGCAGTGCCTGATGAGATTAAATCTCTCTTCAGGGATATTACCCATTTCGCATTAAAGCATGAGACAGTCACCCTGGTTGATTCAACCACAGAGTATGAGGTGACCTCCATGAGGGGTATTAAGGGTAAAAAGGCGGATATTTTGAGTGATCTGGCCCATAGGGATTTTACCATAAACGCAATGGCCTATGATGCCCTAAAATCCATTGTACTTGACCCCTTTTATGGTGCATCAGACATAAAGGCAAAAAGGATCAGGGCGGTAATAGACCCGGCTGAGAGGTTTAAGGAAGACCCCCTGAGGATGCTTAGGGCAGTAAGGATAGCCGGTGAGCTGGGTTTTGAGATCGATAAAAATACCTTTAATGCTATACCTGCGCTTGCCCCTTTAATTACACAGGTATCAAATGAGAGGATCAGGGATGAGCTGATAAAAATTCTGATGTGCGCGCGGCCATCAGGCCTGCTCGAAATGCTTCAGAAATTTGGTCTCCTTGAATTTATTATCCCTGAACTCCTTGAAGGTTATGGCATGGGGCAGAACCTCTGCCACAGGTTTACAGTGTTTGAACATATCCTTGACACAGTGGATAACACCCCCCCTGACAAGATATTAAGGCTTGCCGCACTGTTACATGACATAGGCAAGCCCCGTGTAAGGGCGGAGGTGGAGGGTAAAATCCATTTTTATAATCATGAGGCAGTTAGCGCAAAGATGGCCGAAGAGATTATGGAGAGGTTAAGGTTCAGCAGGGATGAGATCAGGAGTGTCACAGGGCTTGTTCTTAATCATATGGTTAATTACAATCTGTCATGGACAGATTCAGCCATTCGTCGCCTTATCAGGCGGGCAGGCAGGGAAGATATCAGTGATCTTATAGCCTTAAGAAGGGCAGATATAATTGCACATGGTAAGAATGATGACAAACTGGCGCTTATTAACCATCTTGAAGAGCGGGTTGATATGATGACGCATAATACAGTAACAAATATTTCCGACCTGGCCCTGGATGGTAAAAAGGTCATGGCAATCCTCAGCATAGGTCAGTGCCAAAAGGTGGGGGAGGCGCTTGAGATGCTTCTTGATCTTATAATAGAAAGCCCTGAGATGAATACAGAAGAGATCCTGACAGAGAAACTTAGGGAATTAAGGAATAAAAAAGCCATCTAA